In Limibacter armeniacum, a single window of DNA contains:
- a CDS encoding helix-turn-helix domain-containing protein: MEFILTVAMTQASIASFLLWKGLYQQTAKKYLLYLLVLISLHLSIKFILLEVLQYELLFKYLVTSFAAAYGPLIYFYVRTEIRQESPSRLFHIIHFLPFLLLSVVYIGVLIHTYLEADIVLLKNYAQWGGSYIMLSSMIYVSYSMYLVQKSEVKEVKWILVPIVINMAAVFLINAWLWLNFHWVEDAESSSFVLRYIGYSNLLFFVFWILKHNTLSIGTHAVVEQGVMSSYSDITLEDRPQKKKYSKSGLKEEDAIRHMEQLKDLMEKDRLYLESELTLADLADKTGISKHNLTEVLNKQLGKTFYQFVNEYRIEEAKKQMASDKHDNLLQLALACGFNSKSTFNTYFKKIEGVPPSKYQVI; encoded by the coding sequence ATGGAGTTTATTCTTACTGTGGCGATGACACAGGCATCAATTGCAAGCTTTTTACTGTGGAAAGGTCTTTACCAACAAACTGCCAAAAAATACCTATTATACCTGCTGGTCCTGATTTCCTTACACCTCTCAATTAAGTTTATCCTGTTGGAAGTATTACAATACGAGTTACTGTTCAAGTACCTTGTTACTTCGTTTGCAGCGGCATATGGACCATTGATCTATTTTTATGTCCGTACTGAGATCAGGCAAGAATCCCCATCCAGACTATTCCATATCATTCATTTTCTCCCTTTCCTGCTTCTTTCTGTAGTATATATAGGAGTGCTGATTCATACTTATCTTGAGGCTGATATTGTCCTGTTGAAAAACTATGCGCAATGGGGTGGTTCTTATATTATGCTCTCCTCCATGATATATGTCTCTTACAGCATGTATTTGGTACAAAAAAGTGAAGTGAAAGAGGTCAAATGGATATTGGTGCCGATCGTGATTAACATGGCAGCGGTATTCTTGATCAATGCTTGGTTATGGCTAAACTTCCATTGGGTAGAGGATGCTGAATCGTCGTCATTTGTCCTGAGGTATATCGGATACTCCAACCTTTTGTTTTTTGTGTTCTGGATTTTGAAACACAATACGTTGAGTATTGGCACCCATGCTGTCGTAGAGCAAGGCGTGATGTCTTCCTATAGTGATATCACACTTGAAGACAGACCTCAGAAAAAGAAATATTCAAAGTCAGGTCTTAAAGAGGAAGATGCAATCCGTCATATGGAGCAACTGAAAGACTTGATGGAAAAAGACCGCCTCTATCTGGAGTCAGAACTGACATTGGCAGACCTAGCAGACAAAACCGGTATTTCGAAACATAACCTGACCGAAGTACTGAACAAGCAGCTAGGAAAAACTTTTTACCAGTTTGTCAATGAATACCGAATTGAGGAAGCCAAAAAGCAAATGGCATCTGACAAACACGACAACTTATTGCAGTTGGCATTAGCCTGTGGATTCAACTCCAAGTCTACTTTCAATACCTACTTCAAGAAAATTGAGGGAGTTCCTCCATCAAAATATCAAGTGATCTAA
- a CDS encoding TonB-dependent receptor — protein sequence MKKLFYAIFLMILAGVMGGEALAQGTAKVVGLVKDASGTLPGVSVVIKGTSNGDVTDVNGKFMIKGLAAGAYTLNMSYVGYEATELNFSIKDGETLTLDPISLSEDSEQLEEVLVRGTYMPSQMRALSIQKQSLAIQNILAADGIGKLPDRNAAEAVQRVQGVSIERDQGEGRFAIVRGTPISWNATLLNGDRMPSSDFMNGGRGTALDIIPSELIEYVSVTKALTPDMEGDVIGGAINFQTRTAPYERMLNVSAAGGYNAQAADGSYNASIIYGDRFFNDKLGVIASAAIWDRKWASDNYEMEYNYEKEGAQSYSINNMQLRDYNGSRKTIGLNLGTEYNINVNNKVFFKGLINKFNDNEYVNQHNFYFPDPESGSTGEAQVMTREAAFVTELYGGEFGGEHELSSNWKMDWKLSTYKSDFYNAIPENLPKDERGLPIIMFTQSAQYNELGSDGYKYWDFDSPNSVGGSGDVFLPEMQGTFDADEQIMDMIYFYGMNATEEDRNAQLNFEVTPSDRLKVKFGGKYKNKERVSSTVMNIYLSLGSLLGIEEMQLPMSNYALNELDTKGGLLQELGSPYENYLIPQITSEEILNIYELAKSEEGQGLFFNASDPTQNSLTAINATEDVYAGYAMAEWNISNALTFVGGARLEVTDITMEGAQLSTNEEGEVAMTPISSHSNYAKLLPMAHLKYEMNKNVNLRAAYTRSLARPSFSDLNPSETVSSLDGIREMSKGNTELAPTISDNFDVMAEYYLDDVGLISGGAFYKNISNVIFTNVRQDVIDGQTTRLTQPENLKNAFLLGVEAGISKRLTFLPGFLSGFGVNANYTFTKSEVEVPSYDAETLEEVINVQPLRKQPKHIFNAALFYEKYGLTARLAANYKGSYVDEYRIEAGPEHYRWYDKNLTLDFNATYTISDHFRVFAEVNNLTNEPLRYYHGDTSRPEQVEYYSIKGQMGIRFSL from the coding sequence ATGAAAAAATTATTCTACGCTATTTTCTTAATGATTTTGGCGGGCGTTATGGGAGGAGAAGCCCTGGCGCAAGGTACAGCTAAAGTTGTAGGTTTAGTCAAAGATGCTTCTGGTACACTTCCAGGCGTAAGTGTGGTCATCAAAGGTACCAGCAATGGTGATGTAACTGATGTCAACGGTAAGTTTATGATCAAAGGTTTGGCCGCAGGTGCTTATACCTTGAACATGTCTTATGTCGGTTATGAGGCAACAGAACTGAACTTCTCTATCAAAGATGGAGAGACTTTAACACTGGATCCAATCAGCTTGAGTGAAGACTCAGAGCAATTGGAAGAAGTACTGGTAAGAGGTACCTATATGCCATCTCAAATGAGAGCTTTGAGTATTCAGAAGCAATCATTGGCAATCCAGAATATTTTGGCAGCTGACGGTATTGGTAAGCTTCCGGACAGAAACGCAGCTGAGGCGGTACAACGTGTTCAGGGTGTTTCTATCGAGAGAGACCAAGGTGAAGGACGTTTCGCTATCGTAAGGGGTACGCCAATCTCTTGGAATGCTACCTTGCTTAACGGTGACCGTATGCCTTCATCAGACTTTATGAATGGCGGTCGTGGTACTGCATTGGATATTATCCCTTCAGAACTGATCGAATATGTATCGGTAACTAAAGCACTGACACCTGATATGGAAGGTGACGTAATTGGTGGTGCGATCAACTTCCAGACACGTACAGCTCCTTATGAGAGAATGCTGAACGTAAGTGCAGCAGGTGGTTACAATGCACAGGCAGCAGACGGATCGTACAATGCATCGATCATCTACGGTGACAGATTTTTTAATGATAAGTTAGGTGTAATTGCATCAGCAGCTATCTGGGACAGAAAGTGGGCTTCAGATAACTATGAGATGGAATACAACTACGAAAAAGAAGGTGCCCAGAGTTACTCAATCAACAACATGCAATTGAGAGACTATAATGGTTCAAGAAAAACAATCGGTCTGAATCTGGGTACTGAATACAATATCAATGTCAATAACAAGGTATTCTTCAAGGGACTTATTAATAAGTTCAATGACAATGAATATGTAAATCAGCACAATTTCTACTTCCCAGATCCAGAGAGTGGTTCAACTGGCGAAGCACAGGTAATGACAAGAGAAGCAGCTTTCGTAACAGAACTGTACGGTGGTGAGTTTGGTGGTGAGCACGAACTGTCTTCAAACTGGAAGATGGATTGGAAACTGTCTACATACAAATCAGACTTCTACAATGCTATTCCTGAGAACCTTCCAAAGGATGAAAGAGGTTTGCCAATTATCATGTTTACTCAGAGTGCACAGTACAATGAACTTGGAAGTGATGGATATAAATACTGGGATTTCGATTCACCAAACAGTGTAGGTGGTTCAGGTGATGTTTTCCTTCCTGAGATGCAAGGTACATTTGATGCAGATGAGCAAATAATGGATATGATCTACTTCTATGGTATGAATGCCACAGAAGAAGACCGTAATGCACAACTTAACTTTGAAGTGACTCCTTCTGACAGACTGAAAGTTAAGTTTGGAGGTAAATACAAAAACAAGGAGAGAGTATCGAGTACAGTAATGAACATTTACCTTTCATTGGGATCGCTGCTAGGAATAGAGGAAATGCAATTGCCAATGTCAAACTATGCGCTTAACGAGCTGGATACCAAAGGAGGATTGCTGCAGGAACTGGGCTCACCTTATGAGAACTACCTGATTCCACAGATCACAAGTGAGGAGATTCTGAATATCTATGAATTAGCTAAAAGTGAGGAAGGACAGGGCTTGTTTTTCAATGCTAGTGACCCAACACAAAATTCACTGACGGCAATTAATGCGACTGAAGACGTATATGCAGGTTATGCAATGGCAGAGTGGAATATCTCAAATGCCTTGACTTTTGTAGGTGGCGCTCGTCTGGAAGTGACAGACATTACCATGGAAGGTGCTCAGCTGTCCACTAATGAAGAAGGTGAAGTAGCTATGACACCGATCTCTTCTCACAGCAATTACGCAAAGCTGTTGCCGATGGCACACTTGAAGTATGAGATGAACAAGAATGTAAACCTGAGAGCAGCTTATACAAGATCACTGGCAAGACCATCTTTCAGCGACTTGAACCCAAGTGAAACAGTATCTTCTCTTGATGGTATCCGTGAGATGAGCAAAGGTAATACAGAGTTGGCGCCAACGATCTCAGATAACTTTGACGTAATGGCAGAGTATTATCTGGATGATGTAGGATTGATCTCTGGTGGAGCATTCTACAAGAATATTTCTAACGTGATTTTCACAAACGTAAGACAGGATGTGATTGATGGTCAAACGACTCGTCTGACACAGCCTGAAAACCTAAAAAATGCCTTCCTGTTGGGCGTTGAAGCGGGTATCTCAAAGCGTCTTACATTCCTACCTGGCTTCTTGAGTGGTTTTGGTGTAAATGCCAACTATACTTTCACTAAGTCAGAAGTGGAAGTGCCTTCATATGATGCTGAAACTTTGGAAGAGGTTATCAATGTGCAGCCTTTGAGAAAACAGCCTAAGCATATCTTTAACGCAGCATTGTTCTACGAAAAGTATGGCCTGACTGCAAGATTGGCAGCGAACTACAAAGGTAGCTATGTAGATGAGTACAGAATTGAGGCTGGTCCTGAGCACTACAGGTGGTACGACAAGAACCTGACACTAGACTTCAATGCTACTTATACTATCTCAGACCACTTCAGAGTGTTTGCTGAGGTAAACAACCTGACAAACGAACCATTGAGATATTACCACGGTGACACAAGTCGTCCTGAGCAAGTGGAATACTACTCAATCAAAGGTCAAATGGGTATCAGATTTAGCTTGTAA
- a CDS encoding tyrosine-protein phosphatase, giving the protein MKSNKMKLMAVGVASFLMAACGEYKEVEKPAYTLHESILLSRDEAANLQVSFNDSIEYSLYKTGASGQIGEQVAVSEQGVLQGTFTDPRTVFAAISKEDTLFVSERHIQLEGAHNFRDIGGIRTTEGYQVKWGVIYRSDKLSELTENDFSKLAKLNVQTICDFRSGVEVSEEPDTWPNLEQVNAVSLPIGDSTMTDKKEMLANLRSGNFDADSMMYEANRGFVLTYADKYKKFFSVLLEDQSYPLLFHCTGGKDRTGLASALILSAVGVDRETITSEYLMTNYFTYGKTEDMLKKAALLYGIDSDVLRKMMGVKREFIQGAYDAIAEKYGTVDNFLEQELGVGAREKELLKEKLLYGYQSVAIETEVVAKQTEL; this is encoded by the coding sequence ATGAAATCAAACAAAATGAAATTGATGGCGGTTGGGGTAGCTTCATTCCTGATGGCTGCTTGTGGAGAGTACAAAGAAGTAGAAAAACCAGCTTATACATTGCATGAATCAATATTGTTGAGTAGAGACGAAGCTGCAAACTTACAGGTGAGTTTCAATGATTCAATTGAGTATAGCCTATATAAGACAGGTGCGTCAGGACAAATAGGAGAGCAGGTGGCAGTCAGTGAACAAGGTGTACTTCAAGGAACTTTTACAGATCCAAGAACTGTATTTGCAGCCATCTCAAAAGAAGATACCCTGTTTGTATCAGAGCGTCATATCCAGTTGGAAGGTGCACACAACTTCAGGGATATCGGAGGGATTAGAACAACAGAAGGATATCAGGTGAAATGGGGGGTGATCTACAGATCGGACAAACTATCAGAACTGACAGAAAATGACTTTAGTAAGTTGGCGAAACTGAATGTACAGACTATCTGTGATTTCAGATCTGGTGTGGAAGTGTCTGAAGAGCCAGATACTTGGCCTAATCTGGAGCAGGTCAATGCCGTGAGCTTGCCTATTGGAGATTCTACCATGACTGATAAAAAGGAAATGTTGGCAAACTTGAGAAGCGGTAATTTTGATGCTGATTCTATGATGTATGAAGCCAATAGAGGGTTTGTTTTGACGTATGCAGACAAATACAAAAAGTTTTTCAGTGTGCTGTTGGAAGATCAAAGCTACCCGCTGTTATTTCACTGTACAGGAGGTAAAGACAGAACTGGATTGGCATCAGCGCTTATTTTGTCAGCTGTGGGGGTAGACAGGGAAACGATTACAAGTGAATACTTGATGACAAATTATTTTACCTACGGAAAAACAGAAGATATGCTGAAGAAAGCAGCCTTGCTGTACGGTATTGACTCTGATGTTTTAAGAAAAATGATGGGTGTGAAAAGAGAGTTTATTCAAGGTGCTTATGATGCGATTGCAGAAAAATATGGTACTGTGGATAACTTCTTGGAGCAGGAATTGGGCGTTGGAGCAAGAGAAAAAGAATTGCTGAAAGAAAAATTACTCTATGGTTATCAGTCAGTAGCGATTGAAACAGAAGTAGTGGCTAAACAAACGGAATTGTAA
- a CDS encoding TetR/AcrR family transcriptional regulator, which translates to MQNDTERQILEAAKNIFVKKGFAGARMQEIANEANINKSMLHYYFRSKEMLFEKILDDSVEMMIPELLKAISGEGAVMEKLERLVEVYIDTISHNPHIPMFVLNELAQQHLNFVDKVKAKMSGHQAFVSFFTQVAEEQQKGILKPIPPHHLMLTVMSLIVFPFVANPIFRNILEIPADQYNQMMLERKEIVINFLKDGLLV; encoded by the coding sequence ATGCAAAACGATACGGAACGTCAGATTCTGGAAGCAGCCAAAAACATCTTTGTCAAAAAAGGCTTTGCAGGGGCAAGAATGCAGGAAATAGCCAATGAAGCCAACATCAACAAGTCTATGCTCCATTATTATTTCAGAAGCAAAGAAATGCTTTTTGAAAAAATACTGGATGATTCAGTTGAAATGATGATTCCTGAGTTGTTGAAAGCCATCTCCGGAGAAGGGGCTGTGATGGAAAAGCTCGAACGTTTGGTGGAAGTTTATATTGATACAATCTCTCATAATCCGCACATTCCCATGTTTGTGTTGAATGAACTGGCTCAACAGCACCTGAATTTTGTGGATAAGGTAAAAGCGAAAATGAGTGGTCATCAGGCATTTGTGTCATTTTTTACTCAAGTCGCTGAAGAACAGCAAAAAGGAATTTTAAAACCAATCCCTCCTCATCACCTGATGTTGACTGTGATGTCTTTGATTGTTTTTCCATTTGTAGCCAATCCGATTTTTAGAAATATCCTTGAAATTCCTGCAGATCAGTACAACCAAATGATGCTTGAGCGAAAAGAAATTGTAATTAATTTTCTAAAGGATGGACTGCTAGTATAA
- a CDS encoding TolC family protein: MREIRKIVKSCLLCTFIVLIQPKLFAQETLALEDAYALVENNYPLAGQRQLNTQLSEINQQLLDKERFPVVRAKAEGTLQSDNISLAGDLPFGLDLPLESYKAYLDINYSLYDGGIVKAQRELEEAQLNVTQQNLEVRLRTLKDRVNQLFFAIQLSRQQQQLLSTSINDIETNMATMKAGLANGVVLESEVAKLQVRKLELQSDSVKLLGDVKAYFSVLERLTGKSLSTTTELKLPNMTLSELDTAITRPEQQLYQFQQELIRAKEATISADKRPKLMLFAQGGIGYPNPLNFPDISNSLYALGGLRLDWKLIDWGKANREREKLQVQVLESEADRKTFEFDITSQQREYMEKVVALRVQLENDQQIVTLQQQILEQTEVQLQEGVINSNDYLIQVNAELAAKQKLELHKVQLQQLQITYLTLIGKL; this comes from the coding sequence ATGAGAGAGATAAGAAAAATAGTCAAATCCTGCTTGCTCTGTACATTCATTGTACTGATACAACCCAAACTTTTTGCGCAGGAAACTTTAGCGCTGGAGGATGCTTATGCTTTAGTTGAAAATAATTATCCGTTGGCAGGGCAGAGACAGCTAAATACCCAACTTTCAGAAATCAATCAGCAGTTGCTGGATAAGGAAAGATTTCCGGTGGTGCGAGCCAAGGCAGAAGGAACGTTGCAAAGTGATAATATCTCGCTGGCAGGTGACTTGCCTTTCGGACTCGATCTGCCATTGGAATCTTATAAGGCATATCTTGATATCAACTACAGTCTGTATGATGGAGGAATCGTCAAGGCACAGCGGGAGCTGGAAGAGGCACAACTGAACGTCACGCAGCAAAATCTTGAGGTAAGGCTTCGTACTTTGAAAGACCGTGTGAACCAACTGTTTTTTGCCATTCAGCTTTCCCGTCAGCAACAGCAGTTGCTTTCCACTTCCATCAATGACATCGAAACCAATATGGCTACGATGAAGGCTGGACTCGCCAATGGCGTAGTGCTGGAAAGTGAGGTAGCAAAGCTTCAGGTCAGAAAACTGGAACTGCAATCTGATTCGGTAAAACTGTTGGGAGATGTAAAGGCATATTTTTCTGTTCTGGAAAGATTGACGGGAAAATCACTCTCCACAACAACAGAACTGAAGTTGCCCAATATGACGCTTTCGGAATTGGATACTGCCATCACAAGACCTGAACAGCAGCTTTATCAGTTTCAGCAGGAGCTGATCAGGGCAAAGGAAGCTACCATCAGTGCAGACAAAAGACCTAAGTTGATGCTTTTTGCACAGGGTGGTATCGGTTATCCGAATCCCTTGAATTTTCCTGATATCAGTAATAGCCTTTATGCTTTGGGAGGACTTCGCTTGGACTGGAAACTGATAGATTGGGGAAAGGCGAACAGGGAAAGAGAAAAACTGCAGGTGCAGGTACTGGAAAGTGAAGCAGATAGAAAGACATTTGAGTTTGATATAACATCTCAGCAGAGAGAGTATATGGAAAAGGTGGTTGCACTCAGGGTACAGCTTGAAAATGATCAGCAGATTGTAACCTTGCAGCAGCAGATTCTGGAACAGACGGAAGTGCAGTTACAGGAAGGCGTAATAAATTCCAATGATTACCTGATTCAGGTCAATGCAGAACTGGCAGCCAAGCAAAAGCTGGAACTTCACAAGGTACAGCTTCAACAACTTCAAATCACTTACCTGACGCTAATCGGAAAACTTTAA
- a CDS encoding HlyD family secretion protein has translation MMKKRGTHFLLSLVLLGLFACGKNDKSDAYGNFEATSVTVSAKGSGELVQFKVEEGMVLKANSVVGLIDTVQLHLEKLQLEARLEALDDKLNDAAPEIAILLEKKRNMERERERTKALIAAKAATQKQLDDYDGEIQVIDQQITSTKRQISIANRSILSERKPLEAQIKVLENRIKDHQVTNPIEGVVLSKFVEPAEFVMQGAPLYKIANLNTLKVKAYASATLLQQVKLNDKVTVLVDDGKENYRQLEGVISWIASEAEFTPKTIETKEERVNLVYALDVKVKNDGSLKIGMPAEVVFQSKSAE, from the coding sequence ATGATGAAAAAAAGAGGAACACATTTTTTACTGAGCCTCGTCCTACTAGGGTTATTTGCCTGTGGCAAGAATGATAAGTCAGATGCCTACGGCAATTTTGAGGCGACTAGTGTGACCGTAAGTGCCAAAGGAAGCGGTGAGCTGGTTCAATTTAAGGTAGAGGAAGGAATGGTGCTAAAAGCGAATTCTGTGGTAGGACTGATTGATACAGTTCAGCTGCATTTGGAAAAGTTGCAGTTGGAGGCAAGGCTGGAAGCTTTGGATGACAAGCTGAACGATGCAGCACCCGAGATAGCGATCCTATTGGAGAAAAAACGCAATATGGAAAGAGAACGGGAACGTACCAAAGCATTGATTGCTGCCAAGGCGGCAACACAAAAGCAGTTGGACGATTATGATGGAGAGATTCAGGTAATTGATCAGCAGATTACTTCCACCAAAAGACAGATAAGCATTGCCAACCGCAGCATCCTGTCGGAGCGTAAACCACTTGAGGCACAAATCAAGGTACTTGAAAACAGAATCAAAGATCATCAGGTCACCAATCCGATTGAAGGAGTCGTGCTGTCAAAATTTGTAGAGCCTGCCGAATTTGTGATGCAAGGCGCACCGCTTTACAAGATTGCTAATCTTAATACACTAAAGGTAAAGGCTTATGCAAGTGCAACGTTGCTTCAGCAAGTAAAGCTGAATGATAAGGTAACTGTGTTGGTGGATGATGGGAAGGAAAATTACAGGCAGCTGGAAGGGGTAATATCGTGGATTGCTTCTGAGGCAGAGTTTACTCCCAAGACGATTGAAACCAAAGAGGAACGAGTAAACTTGGTATATGCCTTGGATGTCAAGGTGAAAAATGATGGAAGTCTCAAGATTGGAATGCCTGCTGAAGTAGTGTTTCAATCCAAATCAGCGGAATAA
- a CDS encoding ABC transporter ATP-binding protein — protein sequence MAAISVEHISKQYGETKALESVSFEVKEAELFGLIGPDGAGKSTLFRILTTLLLADEGEAYVAGHHVVKDYKEIRKKVGYMPGKFSLYQDLSVEENLSFFATIFGTTIEENYELIKDIYVQIEPFKKRPAGKLSGGMKQKLALCCALIHKPEVLFLDEPTTGVDAVSRKEFWEMLKQLKAKGITILVSTPYMDEASLCDRIALIQSGKILTINTPKGLMNEFTKPLYAVKAENTYKLLTFLRQQDFTDTVLPFGEFLHLTTEEDMPESEIENHLKADGFEKAEVKRIEPTVEDIFLALSSETE from the coding sequence ATGGCAGCCATTTCGGTAGAACATATCAGCAAGCAATACGGCGAGACAAAGGCGCTGGAATCGGTCAGCTTTGAAGTTAAGGAAGCAGAGCTTTTCGGACTGATTGGTCCTGATGGCGCAGGCAAATCTACCCTGTTCCGAATACTGACGACCTTGCTGTTGGCAGATGAGGGTGAGGCTTATGTGGCAGGACATCATGTGGTAAAAGACTACAAGGAAATCAGGAAAAAGGTGGGGTATATGCCGGGAAAGTTTTCCCTTTATCAGGATTTGAGTGTAGAGGAGAATCTATCCTTTTTTGCGACCATTTTCGGAACGACTATCGAAGAGAACTATGAGCTGATCAAGGATATCTACGTTCAGATTGAGCCTTTCAAGAAGCGACCTGCGGGTAAACTTTCGGGTGGTATGAAGCAGAAGCTGGCGCTTTGCTGTGCCCTGATTCACAAACCTGAAGTGTTGTTTCTAGATGAACCAACAACGGGTGTGGATGCTGTAAGCCGTAAGGAATTTTGGGAAATGCTGAAGCAGCTGAAAGCCAAAGGTATCACAATTCTAGTCAGTACGCCTTATATGGATGAGGCAAGCCTTTGTGATCGGATTGCGCTGATTCAGTCGGGGAAAATCCTGACCATCAATACACCGAAAGGACTGATGAATGAGTTTACCAAACCGCTTTATGCTGTCAAAGCCGAAAACACTTACAAGCTGTTGACCTTCTTGAGACAGCAGGATTTTACGGATACCGTTTTGCCATTCGGGGAATTTCTTCATCTGACAACGGAAGAAGATATGCCCGAATCAGAAATTGAAAATCACTTGAAGGCTGACGGATTTGAAAAAGCGGAAGTAAAGCGAATTGAACCTACTGTGGAGGATATTTTTCTTGCCCTAAGCAGTGAAACTGAGTAA
- a CDS encoding ABC transporter ATP-binding protein, with the protein MKLSKDMVEYAIKVEGLTKRFGDFTAVDAITFEVKRGEIFGFLGANGAGKTTAIRMLTGLSKPTEGTGEVAGFDIGHSYEKIKQRIGYMSQKFSLYDDLTVRENIRFYGGIYGLDKKQIKEKIEHILHDLNLGEVENKLVASLPLGWKQRLAFAVSMVHEPDIVFLDEPTGGVDPQVRRQFWETIYQVAEQGRTVFVTTHYMDEAEYCDRVSIMVAGKIEAMDTPENLKKQFEATSMDEVFLKLVR; encoded by the coding sequence GTGAAACTGAGTAAGGATATGGTGGAATATGCAATCAAGGTAGAAGGACTGACCAAGCGGTTCGGAGATTTTACGGCAGTGGATGCGATCACCTTCGAAGTGAAACGAGGGGAAATCTTTGGTTTTCTAGGTGCCAATGGCGCAGGAAAAACCACCGCTATCCGTATGCTGACAGGCTTGAGCAAACCAACGGAAGGAACCGGTGAAGTGGCAGGTTTTGATATTGGACATTCCTATGAGAAGATCAAGCAACGAATCGGTTATATGTCACAAAAGTTCAGCTTGTATGATGACCTGACCGTCAGGGAAAATATCCGTTTCTATGGAGGAATTTATGGGTTGGATAAGAAACAGATCAAAGAAAAGATTGAGCATATTCTGCATGACCTAAACCTTGGAGAAGTGGAGAATAAGTTGGTCGCTTCCTTGCCTTTGGGTTGGAAGCAACGGCTGGCATTTGCTGTCTCGATGGTGCATGAGCCTGACATCGTTTTCTTGGACGAACCGACGGGCGGTGTAGACCCACAAGTCAGAAGGCAGTTTTGGGAAACCATCTATCAAGTGGCAGAACAGGGCAGAACGGTATTCGTGACCACACACTATATGGATGAAGCCGAATATTGTGACAGGGTTTCCATAATGGTGGCAGGAAAAATCGAAGCAATGGATACACCTGAAAACCTGAAAAAGCAGTTTGAAGCAACTTCCATGGATGAAGTGTTCCTGAAGCTGGTTCGTTGA
- a CDS encoding ABC transporter permease → MSSISILKIFWAFVKKEIYHILRDRRTLLILFGMPLAQVLIFGYAVTNEFKDAAIDVLDHAKDDASRELIYHLQSSGNFSLHKMLHSEAELEDSFKEGTSKLVMVIPEDFSSDLYGSKDVTIQLLADGSDPNNANTLVQYATVMINSFVKDKLHLGSNPYQINVASRMLYNPQLVSAYNFVPGTIAIILLIISAMLTSLTIAREKELGTMEILLVSPLPPLLIILGKVTPYAFLSFVDAVLVLIVGYFVFEVPVVGSLFLLLLICLLYVVTALSLGTLISTVSKTQQDAMMRSLIGLMMPSMILSGFIFPLTSMPKLLFYLGHIIPATYFIEILKGVMLRGVGLHFIITEVCVLIGMTLFLLMLTWKNFKTRLE, encoded by the coding sequence ATGTCAAGTATCTCAATACTTAAAATATTTTGGGCATTTGTCAAGAAGGAAATCTACCATATCCTGAGGGATAGGCGTACCCTGTTGATCCTTTTCGGAATGCCCTTGGCGCAAGTACTGATCTTCGGTTATGCGGTGACCAATGAGTTCAAGGATGCCGCTATCGATGTGTTGGATCATGCCAAGGATGATGCAAGCCGTGAACTCATTTACCACTTGCAAAGTTCTGGCAACTTCAGTTTGCACAAGATGCTGCATTCGGAAGCGGAGTTGGAGGATAGCTTTAAGGAAGGCACTTCCAAACTGGTCATGGTGATTCCTGAAGACTTCTCATCGGATTTGTACGGGAGCAAGGATGTGACCATCCAATTATTGGCAGATGGTTCTGACCCGAACAATGCCAATACTTTGGTCCAATATGCCACGGTCATGATTAACAGTTTTGTGAAAGACAAACTGCATCTGGGTAGCAATCCCTATCAGATCAATGTCGCCTCAAGGATGCTGTACAACCCACAATTGGTGAGTGCCTACAACTTCGTTCCCGGAACGATTGCCATTATCCTGTTGATTATCTCTGCCATGCTGACTTCTCTGACCATTGCTAGGGAAAAGGAACTAGGTACGATGGAAATCCTATTGGTGTCTCCCTTGCCGCCATTGCTGATCATCTTGGGAAAAGTAACCCCGTATGCATTCCTCTCATTCGTGGATGCCGTGTTGGTACTGATTGTCGGTTATTTTGTCTTTGAAGTGCCGGTAGTCGGCAGCCTTTTTCTACTGTTGCTGATTTGCTTGCTGTATGTGGTGACGGCACTCTCATTAGGAACGTTGATTTCTACGGTATCCAAGACACAGCAAGATGCCATGATGCGCTCGCTGATCGGTTTGATGATGCCTTCCATGATCTTGTCAGGTTTTATCTTCCCCTTGACAAGTATGCCGAAGCTGTTGTTTTATCTGGGGCATATCATTCCTGCTACTTATTTTATCGAAATACTGAAAGGGGTGATGTTGCGTGGAGTGGGCTTGCATTTTATTATCACGGAGGTTTGTGTATTGATCGGGATGACCTTGTTCCTGTTGATGCTTACATGGAAAAACTTTAAAACAAGACTGGAATAG